The Pan paniscus chromosome 1, NHGRI_mPanPan1-v2.0_pri, whole genome shotgun sequence genome has a segment encoding these proteins:
- the BLACAT1 gene encoding bladder cancer associated transcript 1 — translation MPQFTFACFCGLHGFCKMKRKKEEVHRERETAV, via the coding sequence ATGCCCCAGTTCACTTTCGCCTGCTTCTGTGGTCTCCACGGCTTCTGCaaaatgaagaggaagaaggaggaagttCACAGAGAGCGGGAGACGGCGGTGTGA